ACTCCGGCACGCTTCATACTTTATGAGCTCCTTTTTGACTGTCAGCAATTTATCGCCattcttccttaaagggatggttaaagaaaaaaaaaaaaaaaaaaaaaaaaaaaaaaaaaaaaatccttttccCTACTACTGCATCTTGAATGCCATCCTGTGCGAGAGCCCATATCCCAAAGAGAGGAACAACGCGAAGTTGAAAAAACTGAaacgaaacaaaaaagagcTAGGTAACACCAGCTGATAGAAAACAACACCAACTGGGATTGTCCTTCCCCCCATCACGCCACAGATCAACCTGAAGTAGTTGACGCTAGATGGGGGAGTAAaccaatttttcttcaagaaGAGGCACTAGCCgaatatttcccccccctcgaCGTTGACAAATGACCGACTTTTTGAGGTAAAAACGGAGTACAAGAGGGTGTACTTCGAGACAGatacataataaaaataacgtgCCTCGGATATTCCACAGGATGAGCGCTCAGCCAACAAGCGCATCAGTCGTTTGACTACATAATTTTCatatcttcctttccttctttttcagaAATTTGCCTAAGCCAAAGAGAAGGCCCTATGAGTACGCCGATGGGGAAGAAGACGGAAGTAGGGACAGTGAAACTAGGAACGACCGAAGTAGCAACGATGGAAGTAGGCatgaggggaagaagagCCACGGAAACAGAACTGATGGGAAGAACCAATGCTACGAGTATCTAAAGAGGAAGTACCTGAGAATCACCTGCAACGACGACTTCCAGGGAGGAGGAGCCTACCCGGAAATCCACGTGAACCAGTACCCAAACAATCTGGGCCTTCCAGAAGGTGccggagggggaaaaggtgCCCAAAGGAACATAGTGCTAAAATACCTAGACGAAGATAACAACGTAAAATACGACAACCTCATAAGCGaggatatacacatatataacaaagaaatagaagaaatcgaaccaaatgaaaatatccaaaagataagaaaaaaaaaaattctgtcaGATCCAaaagataaagaagaaaaattcaatGAACTAGCCATTTCCaaaccaaatgaagaagaagaaaaagaaattataaataaCACGAGAAAAAGTATTGAACAAATGTTACATGAAAAGTTAAATAAAAGTAtagcaaataaaaaagaagataaatTCTTCAGATATATTCCGCAAAATAAGCTAAATGCAAATTTAGAAGAAAGAATTATCAAGGTGGTTCATAAAACTGTGGACCCCTTAGACGTATCTAAATTTAAACATAAGAAATTGCCGAATGTGAAAAACTCTCCAGACTATCCTTTGTTAAGGTCACCTacgagaaaaataaacaaagaagaggaagataatTGGAAAATCCCTCCCTGTGTGTCCAactggaaaaataataaaggatACAATATTCCCCTGGATAAACGTATCCAGAGTGATAATAAGAAACTAAACCAAGTAGAGGTTAATGAAAACTTTGCACACCTAAGTGAGTACCTCTATGTGGCGGAGAAAAAAGCtagagaagaaataaaaatgaggaataGTATTATtaagcagaaaaaattaaaagaaaaagaggaaaaagaaaacgtttTACGAAATCTAGCCATACAagcaagaaaagaaaaaggactTGCACAAACACAGAGCAGCTCCATTATCaacgaaagaaaaagagaaatagaAAGAGATTACCGAATCgaaaagaatttaaaaaaaatgaaaaattatgaaaatagACTCATTGAAGAACAACTTGCTCTCAACAAAGTCAATGTCAgtaaaaacaacaacatacACGATGTTAGCCTTTTCAATATAAACAACCAGAATGATGATGGAAAGAATCAACTCTCGGCCAACGATGATGAACTGTACCAGATTTACGATACCTCTCTGTTCAACGCAAAACAGAGTAATAATATTTACAAATTCTCCAACGAACGGGTGAAGAAGACTTTGCAAAAGATGGAGACCACGCAGAGTTCCTCCGAGCCGGTCAAATTTATCAAGGACATCTCCGACCCCTTCGGCTTGGACAGCCTGCTCTCCCAGGCCAAGAAGAAGTAGCATCCTAATAGCATCATCGAGCGGGATGATAGGATGATGGAATAATGATCTAACATCGTATCTACATTCTGTTGTTTTACTCTACTTCCTTTTAGAATCCACATTTTGCTTCACTTCGTTTGTCTTCCCGAGCGACGTACCCATACAcgtgcgcattttttttttttcgtgtccctctctttttttttttttttttccctctcctttgctttttttcaattttttattttttacgtttatTCCCCCCAACCCACACCATTTGTGGCAGTTACCCCCTGATCAAACCAACCACGGGAGActgcaaaaataattatcCATGTGCACTCGCATGCCAAACATACCGGCGATCAATTTCCGTTCTACACGCTTCATACGTTCCATACGTTCCATACGTTCCATACGTTCCATACGTTCCATACGTTCCATACGTTCCATACGCTCACGCATTGGTAGAAGCGATGCGTGTTTATGTCTCCACCACTTCAAGCGTTGTTTGATCCGTAAGGATAACACTCCACCGCTAAGTCATCTCATCATCTCggtaccaaaaaaaataaacgccTTAAAAGGATAAATGAATAGACAAAATCTTACCGATGGTTAGCATTACAAGGatacaaatatacaaaaaaaaaagaaagaaaaaagaaaaaaaaaaaaaaaaaaagccacaTGGCGGAGGAGGTATATCGATGTGTGAAGTGCCGAAGTCGCCAAATGGAACGAAAAAcggcatgcaaatatgaacgacaaaacaaaaggaacaaagaTGTGAAGAAAGGTACGGCATAATGGGGTTCGCTACGTCGAAGGAATGCGTCGAAGGAATGCGTCAAAGGGAATTTGCACGGGGAGTATCTCAAATGGAAAGCACAACGTAGGAAGATTCCTATCTGTAGAGGGATATGACAACACACCACATGCGAGTTACCAATTGTATGTGCGAAGGTGGAACAACCACCCTCCCTTCATGCTCCAATAAAGGCATCTACGGGGACATCAGGAGGGGTGCATACGACCAGTACCAGCGGTCCCATTACAACCCTTCAAAAGCCGAAGTAACCCGAGAGACCTAAATTACCGTCCATGTTCCTGAATGTTCGGAAAAAACTCGAAATCTTGGAGAAGCCATCCGCCTCATCCAACAGGTCGTCAAACACAGAATCGAAGCACGAATCCGTGGCGTCTCCACTGTTCAGATAAAACCCATTGTCGCAAGGATTCCTTCCATCACTCTCATCTGACGAGGAGTATATCCAAAAATTCGAGTGCGTGTAAATGTGCTCGTATGGAGTGCCAATCAGTATCTCCCTATTAATCCCATCAATaatgttttcatttaattttattttccccctcaaATGGCGCATTTTCAAAACGGTTTTGTGAAGATCTATCGGTAGACTTATACTTCTTggttttctttcctttccatccCTTTGATTACCTTTCTTTTGCTTCGTCTTGGAGACTCTATTTGGGTGGAAGCCCCTCATTACTCTTCCAGTGTTCCTACTCCGGTGGGCTTGATTCTCCTTCTCGTCTCCGCTGGGATTTCTGATTTGACAATTTCCACttcgttcttctttttcttttcctttccctttccccttccccttgaGGTACTCACTCCCCCGTTTACACTTCCTAGACGACTGATGTTCATGGCACACCTTTCCATCCACCCCTTGAGCATCCTCCAGATGGTGATGGGCCAATGTCCCCTCAGGGATTTGTTGTCTCTCACGCTTAGCTAATGTCGTACCCGAAGCACTGTCCTCGTCCTCCTGCTCTTCCGTCGGTTCCCGTTTCGCCTTCAACTTCttcccctctccccccctgtCCACGTGAACAGTGTACCCAGAGGACCACTTCCTTCGAAAGGCGTCCCGCGTAAGCTCCTCCCCCACATCACCCACATCACCCACTGCTTGTACCAAATTCATCTGCGATGAACCTTCCCCTCCTGCTACACTACCTAATGATCCCACccctccccctaaacacACATAAACAAAATTGCACAGTTCGAACATGTTGAACGCTCTTCCGTTAACGTAAAGGATAAACTTATCCACCGAACTGAGCATAGCGGAACCTCCGTCATTCCtcatcctccttcttctcttgcTTAAATTCGTAATCCCAAGCAAAGAAGCGAAAACAGAAACTAACTTCACATATAAAAGATACACCTTcctaaagcaaaaaatgcacacattcaAATACTCGATGTATAACCACAGGTAAGTGTCACTGCGACCTAGGTCGTAAATCTTCCTTATCACTTTGTCATCTGCTCCTTCAAATGCCATCTTAAGTAACTTCCtcatggaaaaaacattctttacAAAATACGTTCTATCATTatcatataattttttatctatACTCGTCTCTACATCGTCAACAAAATTATCAGGAGAATCATCATGCATCGACACTTCATTCCGCATTTGTTGAGGAGAGCGCCCCTCCGGAAAGATATCAgatcctcttcttctccttgtcCAGTCATCTTCACTTTTTAAAGATACCTTCTGCATGTCTTCCGTTAATTTATTATCAATCATCTCTGTAGTAACCATCTCAACATTGGAGATTTTCCTCTCCATCGAGCCATAAACGAACATTTCTTCAATACTTGTGCAGATTGTTCTTTCTACTCCCTCTCTTCCTGTTCTATGACAACCTGTCATCCTCACTCGTTCTTTCCTTGCTGACATTTGCCCTACTAACTCTTCCTTCGTGCAGCCTCCACATTTACTTCCCTCCACTTTGCCGTTACTCCCCTTTCGCAGAAACTTATACTTTGTCTGATCGGAAAAATtaatagaaaaaacaaatctcTGCAAAAATAACATCTCTTTGTACAGCTCATCAATTTCATACAAGTGCGAGCAAATTTCACTTCTACGCTGCTCATTCATCATAGTTATTTTATTCTCATTCGTCTTCACAAATTCGTCCACTCTGTTAATGAATCCACAATCATGgttaaaaaggagcaaattcTTCAGCACCTCAGGAAGGCCTTTctcaaatttatttttatcggAACAGTTCAGTTGGGGTTCTCCACCTACTTCtagttcttccctttttctcatAAACAGATCAACATGACTTGCATGACAATTCTCCGTAGAGTTCTGCATCTtatacttttccttctcctcgtCAAGCGTTTCTATTTCTCCACTGCGCCTCCTCACCGACCACAACTCCGTGAATCTCTTCGTTAAGCTCACTGCTCGCGACTCGTCACTTAAATTCGCCACCGAATCTTTCTTCTGCATCATATGCTCTTCCAAATGGTTATCTCCTCTGGGTATGTAACCCCCCGGAGTTCCTTCACCACAATTGTTGCCTTCAGTCGGGGGGGACATTCTTCCTCGCGCCTTGGAGCCAGATAACCCACAGAGACAGTTATTACCCCTTCCTACGCcgtctttccccccctccgtACGGGCGAACAACACCCGATGGCATAAATTGGCATACAGGTAGAGGTACAAAAAGAGGTAAGAATCGTTTATGTCCTCCCCGTTCAGACACATGAAAGTGTAATAGTTGTGCTCGCTAACCTTAACTACTCTTCCGTTAGCCgcttttatttcgttcagtATGTAAATGAAGTTCTTATAAATCTGGATATGCTTCAAATAATGGGTGATCGCTCTCACGCGTGGTTGGAACTCCCCTGCTAGGGGCTCCCCCCTCGAGCCAGACAAAACCGATTTCCCATCATCCTTCTCAGCGTTACGACTGAAGCAAACTAACCGGCGCACACACCTCTCTACACAATCAACAAAACAAATATCCTTCAGTGCATCTACTAACTCGTGGATGCTCCTCTTTAAGAACCTCTTTTCCAGCCGTAAGATGCTTTCGTTGGCGAAATGctccttgaaaaaaaacaaaatgactTCACTCTCCAACTTGGGGTGAAATCGTATGTACTCCTCCATTCTCagcaatttttccttctccagtAGGAGGTAAATGCTTTCCAGTTCAGCGTCCTCTCCATTCTTCTCTCTATTCTTCTCTCTATTCTTCTCTCCGTTCGTCGCTCCGTTCGCCTCTCCGTTCGCCTCTCCTGCTGTGCCTTCCCCATCGGCCCGCAACACCCCCAGAACTACCCCCTTCAATCTCCTGCTGGGGAAGAAGTTCTCCTCAAAATAGGCGCTCATCACATTTATTAGCGTCACGGAgaagttgtaaaaattggTATACTTGCAGTTGTGCCGATCGAACTGGGCAAGGGCCTCCCGGTTCACCCTCAGGAAAATCTCCTTAGCGGAGGCATTCCCACGTGTGCATCGGAAACGGTTAAGCTTCACCTCCAGGCGGTGGATCAGTTCGGAGGAACCCGCCTCGCAAGGAATCTCCAGACCACCTGAATCGCCTACATCAGTACCTCTATCCATGCTAACCGTGATAAgtgcccctcccccccccgggGTGCAGAAGTAATCACGCAAAAACTCCCCCCAGGAGAAAATCCTTAAATCCATAATCCTTTTCAATCGCTGAATCAGAAATGCGTAATCCTTCTCCACCCATACGTTGTCCACCACTCGGTGAAATAAATTCTTCACACACAGAAACAGGAAAATCAAGTGTCTATACTTAACCATGTGGGGACTAATAACActgttgtttttgttttcaaTACCCACATAGTCGGAATCAAAGGGAGAAACCTTCACTATACGATCCGTCTTCGTGTTGGGACACCCaaaatccttcttcttcgtgcTGAATAATCCATCAAtgcactttttatttctaaagtttacaaaaatattattcgACAAATACATGGGAATGTTACACGAGGCGATCACTGCGTTGATGAGATCACTGTCATCGTAAAATCTTGTTATATTCAATCTCTTGTAGTAGGGCAGTATCTGTGTGACACCTACAAAGAcacttccatttcttctgtTTAAAAAGTTGTAGCTACCTGCGTAAAGGTACTTGTTCAGCTCCACGTTCAACATATTTTGCAGTTTCTGGTAACACCCATTCTTGTATACATTactaataatattttcaattagaaaaaaacatttgtCTACACTCAAGCCGATACCCAAACAACAGGCACAGATGCTACCTGCTGATGAACCCGCTATACTCGTATGTATGTTAAGTATGTTCTTTTCTATTAACAAACTGCTCACACCTAAGTGGTATGGTATTAACAAACCCGCTGGGGAGAAAGAAATCCCCATGTTCATTTGCTCCTTAAGTAGATGTCCCAAGAACacatttcctttcttctttttcttcctcaccaATCCGTATCTATTTATTTCGTATCTATTGAATACCTT
This genomic window from Plasmodium knowlesi strain H genome assembly, chromosome: 4 contains:
- a CDS encoding patatin-like phospholipase, putative, which encodes MGNSNRRETTKKEDEEEDDLVKVGEEEPGESGGKDDSKDCSGRVEVKGRGLLDESLINIFFYENYFKNFFNLHEINKYVFTANSTKGGYEIEGGGEDKEDTSEETSKIRNNKKIEEMTLYNNRYIVNFLDDTIKSKIEIANFISFYFFFQSVKNKGVTDSVRRKDLSDINYIYRKVRKSKRYIASNQMHTCIRNYLYHIDRRKFPIWNDSVGCERSSGKDVLKNVGVGEIAEEVRRRSDMGDSDTLKEMEPQRSLKGILREVKKGQSGKTKGEGCPSKWKKNVPHRVKIEEDKVTFRRKSTLGRKYEEAFSLYNTGKNYRRARRGGMGDVEGKRKDREEPGEKEKLEEEPEDDAHLRGHVDGIQLSKDGHVSGNGLDTPLKSEMGKRKSDNSSYAVYIKKTLSKVFNRYEINRYGLVRKKKKKGNVFLGHLLKEQMNMGISFSPAGLLIPYHLGVSSLLIEKNILNIHTSIAGSSAGSICACCLGIGLSVDKCFFLIENIISNVYKNGCYQKLQNMLNVELNKYLYAGSYNFLNRRNGSVFVGVTQILPYYKRLNITRFYDDSDLINAVIASCNIPMYLSNNIFVNFRNKKCIDGLFSTKKKDFGCPNTKTDRIVKVSPFDSDYVGIENKNNSVISPHMVKYRHLIFLFLCVKNLFHRVVDNVWVEKDYAFLIQRLKRIMDLRIFSWGEFLRDYFCTPGGGGALITVSMDRGTDVGDSGGLEIPCEAGSSELIHRLEVKLNRFRCTRGNASAKEIFLRVNREALAQFDRHNCKYTNFYNFSVTLINVMSAYFEENFFPSRRLKGVVLGVLRADGEGTAGEANGEANGATNGEKNREKNREKNGEDAELESIYLLLEKEKLLRMEEYIRFHPKLESEVILFFFKEHFANESILRLEKRFLKRSIHELVDALKDICFVDCVERCVRRLVCFSRNAEKDDGKSVLSGSRGEPLAGEFQPRVRAITHYLKHIQIYKNFIYILNEIKAANGRVVKVSEHNYYTFMCLNGEDINDSYLFLYLYLYANLCHRVLFARTEGGKDGVGRGNNCLCGLSGSKARGRMSPPTEGNNCGEGTPGGYIPRGDNHLEEHMMQKKDSVANLSDESRAVSLTKRFTELWSVRRRSGEIETLDEEKEKYKMQNSTENCHASHVDLFMRKREELEVGGEPQLNCSDKNKFEKGLPEVLKNLLLFNHDCGFINRVDEFVKTNENKITMMNEQRRSEICSHLYEIDELYKEMLFLQRFVFSINFSDQTKYKFLRKGSNGKVEGSKCGGCTKEELVGQMSARKERVRMTGCHRTGREGVERTICTSIEEMFVYGSMERKISNVEMVTTEMIDNKLTEDMQKVSLKSEDDWTRRRRGSDIFPEGRSPQQMRNEVSMHDDSPDNFVDDVETSIDKKLYDNDRTYFVKNVFSMRKLLKMAFEGADDKVIRKIYDLGRSDTYLWLYIEYLNVCIFCFRKVYLLYVKLVSVFASLLGITNLSKRRRRMRNDGGSAMLSSVDKFILYVNGRAFNMFELCNFVYVCLGGGVGSLGSVAGGEGSSQMNLVQAVGDVGDVGEELTRDAFRRKWSSGYTVHVDRGGEGKKLKAKREPTEEQEDEDSASGTTLAKRERQQIPEGTLAHHHLEDAQGVDGKVCHEHQSSRKCKRGSEYLKGKGKGKGKEKEERSGNCQIRNPSGDEKENQAHRSRNTGRVMRGFHPNRVSKTKQKKGNQRDGKERKPRSISLPIDLHKTVLKMRHLRGKIKLNENIIDGINREILIGTPYEHIYTHSNFWIYSSSDESDGRNPCDNGFYLNSGDATDSCFDSVFDDLLDEADGFSKISSFFRTFRNMDGNLGLSGYFGF
- a CDS encoding pre-mRNA-processing protein 45, putative gives rise to the protein MTDFLRNLPKPKRRPYEYADGEEDGSRDSETRNDRSSNDGSRHEGKKSHGNRTDGKNQCYEYLKRKYLRITCNDDFQGGGAYPEIHVNQYPNNLGLPEGAGGGKGAQRNIVLKYLDEDNNVKYDNLISEDIHIYNKEIEEIEPNENIQKIRKKKILSDPKDKEEKFNELAISKPNEEEEKEIINNTRKSIEQMLHEKLNKSIANKKEDKFFRYIPQNKLNANLEERIIKVVHKTVDPLDVSKFKHKKLPNVKNSPDYPLLRSPTRKINKEEEDNWKIPPCVSNWKNNKGYNIPLDKRIQSDNKKLNQVEVNENFAHLSEYLYVAEKKAREEIKMRNSIIKQKKLKEKEEKENVLRNLAIQARKEKGLAQTQSSSIINERKREIERDYRIEKNLKKMKNYENRLIEEQLALNKVNVSKNNNIHDVSLFNINNQNDDGKNQLSANDDELYQIYDTSLFNAKQSNNIYKFSNERVKKTLQKMETTQSSSEPVKFIKDISDPFGLDSLLSQAKKK